The DNA segment GCATCCAATACGTTAGTATAAATGGCATAGTACCAGTGAAAAGGCTGGAATCGACTATGGAGTGGTTCAGGGAAGTACACTGGGGCCGCTCTTGTTCCTGATATACATCAATAATTTAGAGAAGGTTTCCACGGGTGGCAGGTTGTTCCTTTTCGCTGATGATGCGGCGGTGGTGTCATCCGGCTGCACGTGGGACGAAGCTTACGAACAGGGGGGGGCACACTTGGTCAAAATCAAACGTTGGTTGGAGCAGAATACCTTGACATTGAATATAGAAAAAACCAAGCATCTGCCAATCTTTTCCAGAAGTGACAGTGACCCTGCTCCGAGACGGCTGGCCCTCCTGTGGTGACCTGCAGTCGGTGGACTGCGGCTGCAATGTCATAGAGCgtgtggaaaataaaaatatttatgtgtaataattgattataaattatcCTGGGTTCCACACATTCAGGGAGTTAAAAACAGGCTTAAAAAATTCACAGCTTGGAGGGGTGCTGACTGTGGGTCAGTGTAGGACGGTTTACTTTGCATCCGTGCAGTCATTGCTCCAGTATGGTGTCCTGGCGTGGGAGGGAGTCTCGGCCGCCGCGCTGCATCCACTAGCTGTCACACAGagatcactcatcaaaataattcgAAATAAATATATCCGATTTCCTACTGAACAACTCGACACCGAATTTCCTGTTCTTAaactcttcttatttttatcaaatcgtacagaacagaaatttttacacaGCTACACCATAATTACCCCACTAGACATATGCTGAATTTAGGATTTAATACACCTAGAGCTACCATTACATCGGTCGATAACAACCCATTTCGTTTTGCCCACCTACTTCATCACAATCTTCCAATCAAAATAAAAGAGGCTGAGGGATGCAGTGTTGCTAACTACAAAAAGAAGATAGTCACATGGTTGCTTGGTATTGGTTAGGAGGCATCAGAAGCCCTCATAAACTCGCCTTATATGTAGATCCTGATTCAAACTCTGTTGACTCTGGTACTGTGATGCAGCACTCTGAACattataataagtaatttaAAAACTTTAGGAGGTAGGTACTCCAACATAATACTATAGTAATCTTTTATTAAAGAAACCCACGACATCATGCTTTGTTTATTAAAAACGTCTCCGACATGTTTTCATCACTTCGTccataaatattatgaataagagTGGGGATAAGCTATCGCCTTGTCTCACTTCCCTTTCCATGCAGAATGGGGTGGATGTCTTCCCATTTATTCTTACCACTCCTTGCACATCTGTAAACATGGATTTGATGGTCCGTATCAATTTATGAGGAATTCCCTTACTCTCCAGAGTGCCCTCCATAACTCTTCTCTTGGCACCTGATCGAAAGCGGCTTGGAGATACAGGAATGCTAAATAAGCTTTCTTGCCGCAACTTATCCATTTATCTAGAATTGTTCTTAGGTAAAAAATCAGGTCTTGCGTCTGCCTTTCTGGCCCAACTCCATCTCCACATGCAATCTCAACCTTCTCTCTAGAACTGAGGAATATAATTTCGCTATAACACTGATCAGGCATATTGCTCTATAGTTCTCACAGAGTGATGAGTCTCCTTTCTTGAACAGGGGAATCAGAATATTTCTTTGCCAGTCAACAGGGGTTCTTTCTGTTTGCCATATAGCTTGGAAAAGATTGGCTATTTCCACTATGAGACCTCTTCCTCCAGCTTTCACCATCTCTGGTACTATTGTGTCTTCTCCTGCTGCCTTTCCATTTTTCATTCTACTAACGGCCCTCTCAACCTCTTCAAATCCTATGTTCTCCTGCTCATCCTCTTGCTCCTCCTCATGCCAGTCTCTCAATGTATGTCTGTCATCCTTGAATTTTCTCTCATAAAACTCTCTCCACACCTCCAACACTTCCCTTATGTTGACTCTTAACTTATTCTGGCTGTCTTTTACACTTCTCACTTTCTTACTATATTTACCTCTCAGGTGacatatgattgattttttccgattaatggttacagagataattgatttccagtttactgtttactatggctaagagagtcagccgcacAGTTCCgtgtcgactgtttccccttccacggcgtcaaatcgaatcgcaaatacataacaatatacatcaatggatttgtaatgagagtggctacattaattattcggctcatttttctttaaaactacttgctgtGAAGTttatcgaagaaaacaaaaaaatcaaatcgaaaacccccaaatttttacatatattattttatcaagagaactgttaattttattggaaaaatgaatataactaatattgtagtacataatgtaacgaatcgaatggcatataatagaactgtttccgatcaatgggtacagagataattgattttctgtgatcacctgcatttttcaactttgagggagGCTAGGGGgaaaagctccaaggggatttcttgggaattttgggagaatgaccctctgggagggttctatcgatggtaaaagaGTCGGCTTCTATTTAATTTttggatcgaaaaaacctttattgacttgGCTATGAGGTGGTAGGGAGCATTAAGGGCAACTCGGTGCCGGGCTGGGATAATATACcatcaaaatttattaaaaacagtatTGTCACTTTGATTATTCCCTTGCTTCATATAGTTAACTTCAGTTTCAACACAAATACATTTCCAAAAACATGTAAGATAGCCAAAGTGGTTCCAATCTATAAATCAGGTCAAAAAAACTTAACATCTAATTACAGACCAATTTCTCTGCTTTGCGCCTTATCtaagatcattgaaaaatgtgttAAATAACAGCTTGCTGATTACTTGGAGCGTGAGAAAATAATATCAGATCTCCAGTTCGGTTTTAGAAAGGACAGGAGCACGTCTCATGCATTTTTTGAGTTTTCTAAAAACATAGCTAAGGAGATTGGAGACGTGTCCTGGTTACTTTCCTGGACCTGGCTAAAGCATTCGACTCCATAGATCGACATAAGTTGATTTTAAAATTGCATTACATAGGTGTTAAATCGTTGGAGTGGTTCATAAGCTACATGGAGAACCGCATCCAATACGTTAGTATAAATGGCATAGTACCAGTGAAAAGGCTGGAATCGACTATGGAGTGGTTCAGGGAAGTACACTGGGGCCGCTCTTGTTCCTGATATACATCAATAATTTAGAGAAGGTTTCCACGGGTGGCAGGTTGTTCCTTTTCGCTGATGATGCGGCGGTGGTGTCATCCGGCTGCACATGGGATGAAGCTTACGAACAGGGGGGGCACACTTGGTCAAAATCAAACGTTGGTTGGAGCAGAATACCTTGACATTGAATATAGAAAAAACCAAGCATCTGCCAATATTTTCCAGAAGTGACAGTGACCCTGCTCCGAGACGGCTGGCCCTCCTGTGGTGACCTGCAGTCGGTGGACTGCGGCTGCAATGTCATAGAGCGTGTGGAAcgataaaaatatttatgtgtaataattgattataaattatcCTGGGTTCCACACATTCAGGGAGTTAAAAACAGGCTTAAAAAATTCACAGCTTGGAGGGGTGCTGACTGTGGGTCAGTGTAGGACGGTTTACTTTGCATCCGTGCAGTCATTGCTCCAGTATGGTGTCCTGGCGTGGGAGGGAGTCTCGGCCGCCGCGCTGCATCCACTAGCTGTCACACAGagatcactcatcaaaataattcgAAATAAATATATCCGATTTCCTACTGAACAACTCTACACCGAATTTCCTGTTCTTAaactcttcttatttttatcaaatcgtacagaacagaaatttttacacaGCTACACCATAATTACCCCACTAGACATATGCTGAATTTAGGATTTAATACACCTAGAGCTACCATTACATCGGTCGATAACAACCCATTTCGTTTTGCCCACCTACTTCATCACAATCTTCCAATCAAAATAAAAGAGGCTGAGGGATGCAGTGTTGCTAACTACAAAAAGAAGATAGTCACATGGTTGCTTGGTATTGGTTAGGAGGCATCAGAAGCCCTCATAAACTCGCCTTATATGTAGATCCTGATTCAAACTCTGGTTACTCTGGTACTGTGATGCAGCACTCTGAACattataataagtaatttaAAAACTTTAGGAGGTAGGTACTCCAACATAATACTATAGTAATCTTTTATTAAAGAAACCCACGACATCATGCTTTGTTTATTAAAAACGTCTCCGACATGTTTTCATCACTTTGTccataaatattatgaataagagTGGGGATAAGCTATCGCCTTGTCTCACTTCCCTTTCCATGCAGAATGGGGTGGATGTCTTCCCATTTATTCTTACCACTCCTTGCACATCTGTAAACATGGATTTGATGGTCCGTATCAATTTATGAGGAATTCCCTTACTCTCCAGAGCGCCCTCCATAACTCTTCTCTTGGCACCTGATCGAAAGCGGCTTGGAGATACAGGAATGCTAAATAAGCTTTCTTGCCGCAACTTATCCATTTATCTAGAATTGTTCTTAGGTAAAAAATCAGGTCTTGCGTCTGCCTTTCTGGCCTAAAGCCAGCTTGCTCTTTGTCCAACTCCATCTCCACATGCGATCTCAACCTTCTCTCTAGAACTGAGGAATATAATTTCGCTATAACACTGATCAGGCATATTGCTCTATAGTTCTCACAGAGTGATGAGTCTCCTTTCTTGAACAGGGGAATCAGAATATTTCTTTGCCAGTCAACAGGGGTTCTTTCTGTTTGCCATATAGCTTGGAAAAGATTGGCTATTTCCACTATGAGACCTCTTCCTCCAGCTTTCACCATCTCTGGTACTATTGTGTCTTCTCCTGCTGCCTTCCATTTTTCATTCTACTAACGGCCCTCTCAACCTCTTCAAATCCTATGTTCTCCTGCTCATCCTCTTGCTCCTCCTCATGCCAGTCTCTCAATGTATGTCTGTCATCCTTGAATTTTCTCTCATAAAACTCTCTCCACACCTCCAACACTTCCCTTATGTTGACTCTTAACTTATTCTGGCTGTCTTTTACACTTCTCACTTTCTTACTATATTTACCTCTCAGGTGACGGATGAGTTTCCAGAACTTTTTATTGTCATGACTGAAATCGTGCTCAATTCTTTCTCCAAATTCTTTCCAGCTTTGTTTCTTTGCTCCTGCTACCTGTCTCTTGCACCAGTTTCTCTTCAGCTCATACTCTGCTCGATCATTAGGATCTCTTGTTTGTTTCCATTTTTTCCATGCATGTTTCTTTTCGGCTACCAATACCTTGATCTCTTGACTCCACCATTTGGTACTTTTCACTCCTTCCTTTATGCTTTTCAGACGACACACCTCTCTGCTGGAGTCTACTATTGCAGCCTTGAGTCTACTCCATCTGCTCTCCACCTCATCTTCCCCATTCAAAGGAGCCTGTAGTTTCATTTCGATTTTCTCCTGATACTGTCTTGCTATAGCTTCATCGTTCAGTAGCTCCCACTTTACTCTCTGATAACTACTCCTTTTACCATTTCTATTTTTAGCAAAAGCTGTGTCTGCTACCAATAAATAGTGATCTGTTGAGAGCTCTGCTCCTCTTATTACTTTTACATCGTTGATTGAGCTCTTTAATTCTTTTGGAACCAAGAAGTAGTCTATAAGGCTGGATCCCTGAGCTGACTTAAAGGTGATTTTGTGAATCCTCTTATGGTTATAGTATGAGTTGGCTACTATCATGTTATTCAGGGCGCATAAATCAAGTATTCTCTCTCCATTTGTATTGACCTCGTCTTCTCCTCCATATGGTCCTAAAATTCCTTTGTTTGTCTGGTTGTCTTGCCCAACTCTTCCATTTAGGTCTCCCATTATTATCACTCTTCTCCCTGCAGTTTCGTTAATATCAATCTGTCTTTGCAGTTCAtcataaaattcttctttttctaccaAGTGTGCATCTTCTGTTGGTGCATATGCCTGAATGAGAGTAATTGATACTTCCAGATCGAAACAAAGTGTTATCAATCTCGAGCTAACTGCCTTCCATGATGTCACCTTTCTATCCATCTCTTCTGTGACAATAAAACCCACACCTCCTTTTGCCCTGGCATTCATTGCCACACCAGAGTATCTCAGTACATAATTTCCATCCATCACCTGAGTTCCATTTCCCTTCTTCTTTACTTCACTCATTCCTAGCAAGGACATTTTGTACTTTTTCATCTCTTCTATCACCTCCACTTCCTTTCCATTCAATGTCTTAATATTCCATGTCCCAAATCTGattacaaatcaaatcaattacaccgaaatcaaaattttcaatcacaAACATGAACAAAGCTGCCATGTACCGATTTCTATTTTGTCCTGCACAGGTGTCGGAGAAAACTGTGACGTGTTTGACAGTTTTAGGCAATGTTTTAAACCAATTCAGGACAGCTGAACCAATTTCACTACTACCACGTTTCCCATTGATCTCCGTCTAAGCAAAACAGAAAGCATTATTGGGAGGCGCTGCTCATAAACTGTCAAGTTATAGGCGTTGAGCTTTCTGCTGTAATAAAATGGAGACTCATTTGAGCATGGTATTTGTAAAAC comes from the Nilaparvata lugens isolate BPH chromosome 1, ASM1435652v1, whole genome shotgun sequence genome and includes:
- the LOC120350854 gene encoding uncharacterized protein LOC120350854, with translation MSLLGMSEVKKKGNGTQVMDGNYVLRYSGVAMNARAKGGVGFIVTEEMDRKVTSWKAVSSRLITLCFDLEVSITLIQAYAPTEDAHLVEKEEFYDELQRQIDINETAGRRVIIMGDLNGRVGQDNQTNKGILGPYGGEDEVNTNGERILDLCALNNMIVANSYYNHKRIHKITFKSAQGSSLIDYFLVPKELKSSINDVKVIRGAELSTDHYLLVADTAFAKNRNGKRSSYQRVKWELLNDEAIARQYQEKIEMKLQAPLNGEDEVESRWSRLKAAIVDSSREVCRLKSIKEGVKSTKWWSQEIKVLVAEKKHAWKKWKQTRDPNDRAEYELKRNWCKRQVAGAKKQSWKEFGERIEHDFSHDNKKFWKLIRHLRGKYSKKVRSVKDSQNKLRVNIREVLEVWREFYERKFKDDRHTLRDWHEEEQEDEQENIGFEEVERAVSRMKNGRQQEKTQ